tgatttaattgataatttaattaatatgtgaTATAAGTATAAAAAAATGAGagtaaagttttatttttttaataatttcctaaaaaatAACAGCCTGAGATTTTAGAAAACTTAGGGGTTAGCCTAGTATGGAAAAGATTTCCATAAAATATATATTCTATTGTCTGTGAATGCAATTATTCCTGTAGTTTGGACTTTAGGAAATGGACACTCCGTCCAAAATCAAAGGGGAAAATTCTACGCAAATTGCTTAGTGCTATTCTGCCCTATAATTCCCTACCTAAacacacaccccccccccccccacccccaaCACCCCTCTAAAAGGTGTCTCTTTAGGATCCCCATTATTGTAAAAGGATATACGCTCTTTCTCTAAGCCTTTCTATGAACTAAGCCATTTTAGCGTATCTCTTGCATTACTTTTGTCCTTCTTTCCCAACGATGATCTCCCCTTTCTTAAAAGCATAGCGAAGAGTTGGCCATTCCTTTCTTGTAATGTCCTATCAACTTTTTATAACATAACCTTGAAAAGCtttgatttttatttaaaaaagttaaaaaaaaaaaattcgaatTAATGGCTTTGCGTGGAGTCAAATCATTGTGTAAATTTCGTTAAAGTTACacaaatcaattccaacaagctTTTGCTTGGTTCTCTCTCTCTAAAAACTCTTCCCTtcctttttcctctttctttaatTTCTTATCTTTCCTTCTTTCATTTGATCCTTTACATGTCAAGTAGGATTTTTTTGTAAGTTTCTCTTTAGTCTCTTCATATAAAAATTATGTAATGAAaccaatatatatataacaattttaTTGTAATAGTTGATTGTAGTGAGTCCCATATAAATTTCATCATtatcaataattataattaaatcattATATATACAACGATAGCTCATCTAAGAATTAACAAAACTTATGCACCACTTGATTGTGGTTCTTGCACTTATTGTTAGATAACTCATTAATcacaaatttaatttctttttctttaagtTATGTAAACATTAAATATATTAACAGcattaaaaatcaatttattttgaaatataaatcaatttatttttaaatatatttaagttAAATTTCTAATCCTATATTCTCTTTATTAGATTTGAATGGAATTTgtcttttaacttttttttaaaaaaataattctaaCACCAAAATAAAGGGGAAAATtggaaaagaatttttttttttctttgttgaaTGTATGTTAATGTCAACAAAAACACCAATTCACATCCTCCCTAAAATCATAAAAAATCAAATATGGCACTGTTCGGAATTACAAATCTAAAAAGGCATGATATGTGTCGTTTTCGTCTCATAGCTCATCAGCACCCCACCATCCTTGCACCCAACTCTCAAAACCTTCACCAAATCTGCACACATCCTCCTTACATTCCCTTCCCCTTCACTCTGCATTACCAGCAACAACTTGGTCAACCCATTGCACCTCATCACCTTCTCCTGCATCTTCCCGTCCCTGAACGAACAGCACAAACTCCATAGCACCACTACAACATCCTCCGTTGCCGCTTTCGACACCTTCATTAATCTCTCTACCATACACTCCGCGCATTTCGGGTCCTCGCTTATTGCATTTCGACCTTCCGTGCACGTCGAAACAATTGATAACAGCTTTAAGGATTTCTCCACGAGTGAAACGGTTACGTTTTTGTTGCAGAGAGTTTCAGATAGGACTTCAATGAGTCCGAGCTGGACGATTTGAATCTTGATTGAGCGAGTTACGGCGATTGAGATCAAGAGAGATAAAACTGAGTCGTGTAAGGCCGGATCGTTCTCTGTTTTGAGGAGATGAAAAAGAACTGGCATGAGATTATGCGTTTCTGCGACGAAGCGTTTGGTTTCGTTATTGATCGAAATTGACTCCAGAACTCTAACGGCTTGGATTTTCGATTTGGATCTTCCATTTTGGATAACGGAAAGAAACGAAGATAAGCAATTTTGATTGCTTTTGAAGACTAATCTGTGCAGTTTTTCCCTGATTCCATTTTGAAGCAAAATCAAATCCAAAACCCGAAAAATCAACTCCAAAATATGAATCTCTACTCCATCTCTCCTCAAAACAACGACAATCGCCTCTATAAGACCATCAAAGCGAACAAAAAATGTTCTATTCTCGTCAGAATATCTCAAGAACTCCACCATCTTCCCCAGCGATTCAAGTCTTAGTCTCTTAATCTCCTCAATCCAAATTCCAACTTGCTGCTCCGAGACGGTGGTCGCCTTAGGCGTAGAGTTGCCGGAGTCAGGGCGGCGAGTGGAGGATTGTGTCCAGAGGTTGATGAGACGATGGAGAGTGAGGTTGGGTATGAAGTCCTTGGTGGCAAGGACCTGCATCGTGGCGGGACAAGTGTCGTGTCCGGACTCGAGCCAGTGCTGAATACTAGAACGATCGTATGTGACGCCGGTGCAGAGACTAACGGGAGACTTCATTACGTCGAGAGATATCGGGCAGCGGAAGAGATTGGGTACGGTTATGCACAGTTCGTTTCTCCCCATCTTTTTCGTTTCCTTCGTTCTCACAGAGGAGATAGATGTGTTTGGAGGAGCACAGAGAGGGAGTGGAGAAGGTGGGTTTTTGTAGCGAAGGAGTCAAAGGGGGTGACGTCGTTTTGAACGGGCAAATGGTTGTTTAAGTCGTTGGTCAAACACGGgtttcagaaattaaattaaaaaaaaaaaaaaaaaaaaaaaagagagaggtgAGTGTAGTGGAATGTGGAACATGGTGGAGCAGGAGGGACTCATGTCTTGTTCCATTCGTAATTTATGGAAAGATTCAACCCCTGCCATATTGAGTTTATTAAAacactaaaaaaaaataataataataataattttacccattaaaaatataaaataaaaataaaagaatatattaattaaaatatataaatttaaatttattaaaattaaataaacgaAATAGAAGAGAGGCTATCTCttattaaaagtaaaaattttaaagaaaaatattacaagttaaatattaaattactgaattattaactaaataaaaataattatctaACACCACCTGTAATGGATGTCCCATCCATATCATGATCATTGCCTGAAATTACTTCAAAATGAAtcaattcaaattcataattgtCTAGACATTAGTTATACCTAATTTCTACAATTTATTAGTTTTCCTTGTTTCTCAAGCTTGCAGCAGTCCATGATCAAggttttcttaatt
This is a stretch of genomic DNA from Hevea brasiliensis isolate MT/VB/25A 57/8 chromosome 12, ASM3005281v1, whole genome shotgun sequence. It encodes these proteins:
- the LOC110643884 gene encoding U-box domain-containing protein 28, which gives rise to MGRNELCITVPNLFRCPISLDVMKSPVSLCTGVTYDRSSIQHWLESGHDTCPATMQVLATKDFIPNLTLHRLINLWTQSSTRRPDSGNSTPKATTVSEQQVGIWIEEIKRLRLESLGKMVEFLRYSDENRTFFVRFDGLIEAIVVVLRRDGVEIHILELIFRVLDLILLQNGIREKLHRLVFKSNQNCLSSFLSVIQNGRSKSKIQAVRVLESISINNETKRFVAETHNLMPVLFHLLKTENDPALHDSVLSLLISIAVTRSIKIQIVQLGLIEVLSETLCNKNVTVSLVEKSLKLLSIVSTCTEGRNAISEDPKCAECMVERLMKVSKAATEDVVVVLWSLCCSFRDGKMQEKVMRCNGLTKLLLVMQSEGEGNVRRMCADLVKVLRVGCKDGGVLMSYETKTTHIMPF